CTTGCCCGTGGGGTAGTCGTAGGCGGTGAGCATGGTGAGCTTGGGGCCCGACTGCTTTCGGGTCTTGATCTCGGGGATGGAGAGCTTGGGCATGGGCATCGCTCCTGTCTGGGAGAGCTTCGAGGACCAGGGTTCTCGCCCCACGTGTCGGACTACGGAACCGAATCGAAATCGCAATCGAAATCGGCCCCCGCACCGCGGATCGGGAATCCAGGGTAGCACGGTCCCCCCGTGGGCGCAGCGCTCCGATACGGACGGTTCCCCAGGGCCGCAAGGCCTCCCGGCCCTACCGCAGCCCGGAGGACCAGTTCCCCTCGGTGGTCCCCGGGAGCTTCCGGCCCGCCGCCACGGCCTGCGCCACCGCCCGGAGCTCCCCTGCCGAGAAGGGCCGCCCCTGGAAGTCGCACAGGAGGTCGGCGATGCCGAGCTCCGCGAGCTCCCGGCCGCGGTGGGACCAGGAGAAGGGCTCGGGGCCGTACACCCGGGCCCAGCCCGGCTCTTGGGCGGGCAGGCACCCCTTCGCCCCCGGGCCGGCTGCGGGCTCCGGGGGCTCGGGCCCGGGGGACCAGGCCAGGCAGCGGCCGTCCGCCGTCTCGGCGACGGCTCCGGGCGCGAGCGTCACCCCGGGGTCGAGGCGCGTGAGGAAGAGGGGCGGGCTCCCGTAGGCGTAGGCCACGGGTCGCAGGGGCCAGCCGGCGGCGGCCACGGCCCTCAGGTTTCCGGCTCCGGTCTCGGGGCTCGGGGTGAACGCCGCGCACCCCAGGGCGCCCAGGGCCTGGGCCGCCCAGCCGTTGAGGGCGTGGAGCTCCCGGCCGGCCAGGGGGGTGAGCCCCAGGCCCTCCAGGAGCTCCAGGTGCCCCAGGTTCGTGAGCACGACCCGGTAAAACCCCTCCGCTGCCAGGATCTCCAGCCACCTCCGATACAGGGGAAGCGCCCCCTCCGAGAGCCACGGCGGGAGCTCCCAGCAGATGCGCTCCCGCGAGCCGGGGCCCATTTCCGGCGCGCGCCGTGCCTCCAGGCACGCCCGGTTCAGGGCGGCCACGACCCGAGGGAAGGGGCCCTCCAGGGCGGCGCGCAACGCGTCGGGCACCTCGACCCTGGCCCAGAGCCGAGGTGCGTGCTCTCCGGGCGCCACGGGCCTTTGCCCGTGGGGTCCCGGTGCCCCGGCGGCTCGCAGCTCCCGGCATCGGGCGAGCCGAGCCTGCACCTCGGCTTCCAGGGCAGCGCGCAGCTCCGTCGCGAGGAGGCGGCGCACCTCCTTGAACGCCGAGGGGGGAACCACCACGGGGGGCAGCTCCCCCGACACGGCCAGGGAGGCCAGCCGAAACCCGGTGTCTCCGAGCTTCCCGAGGTGGGCCTCCAGGACCCGGGCCGTGAGCCCGCTGCGCTCGGCCGGGAAGCGGGGCATGGGGGCCAGGAGCTCCACCGCCGCCGGCCCGCAGGCCGCCCATACGCGAAGCACCCCGTCCTCCAGGCGGACGGTCGCCCGCACGGGAAGCCCCCCGCCGCCGCTCCCCTTGCCCAGGGACCGGGCCCGGCGGGCGAGCTCCTGCTCCCGCTCCTCGCCCCGGGCGGTCTTGACCCGGTACACCGCGTCGCCCGTGGCCACGGGGGATGGGCAGGGAAAGCGGTACCGCTCCCCGCCATCGGCCCCTTCCCGGTGCAGCTCCCGCAGGGTCACAGCCACGCCCTTCCCGCCGGAGCCCGGGGCGATGCGCAGCCGGTCTCCCCGGTGGAGCCGGGTCCGTGACGCGACCACGGCGCTGCCGCCCCGCCAGCCCACCACGCGGCCCAGCTGCGTGCCCAGGCCGGGCTGCCCGCCGCCGAGGAGCACCTGCCGGGGCCGGGGCGCGTCTGCGAACCCCTCGGTTGCGGGGCGGCCCTCGGCGCCCGCGAGGAGCTCCCGGGCGGCGCCCAGAGCGTCTTCCCACTCGCTTTCCGAGGCGTCGAGGGCCGTCCGAAAAGCCCGCACCACCGCCTCGACGTACGCGGCGCCCTTGAGCCGGCCCTCGATCTTGAGGGCCGAGACCCCGGCCCGGGCGAGCTCGGGCACGCGCTCCAGGAGGGAGAGGTCCGAGGGGGAGAAGGGGTGGGTTGCGGCGCCGG
This Thermodesulfobacteriota bacterium DNA region includes the following protein-coding sequences:
- a CDS encoding U32 family peptidase; translated protein: MTRPLAPATHPKPELLAPAGSWEAFLAGLEAGADAFYLGLREWSARGRAANFTLEDLRRLVPVARAEGRRVYVALNTLLQEDEVLRAARAVWDLLCLEVDALILQDLGLWRLCREVFPEARLHASTQMSVHNSAGVRRLAKMGFSRVVLARECTLAEVRAIRAASDLPLEVFVHGALCYGLSGQCLASTALGGGSANRGWCAQPCRWNYRTDTGAATHPFSPSDLSLLERVPELARAGVSALKIEGRLKGAAYVEAVVRAFRTALDASESEWEDALGAARELLAGAEGRPATEGFADAPRPRQVLLGGGQPGLGTQLGRVVGWRGGSAVVASRTRLHRGDRLRIAPGSGGKGVAVTLRELHREGADGGERYRFPCPSPVATGDAVYRVKTARGEEREQELARRARSLGKGSGGGGLPVRATVRLEDGVLRVWAACGPAAVELLAPMPRFPAERSGLTARVLEAHLGKLGDTGFRLASLAVSGELPPVVVPPSAFKEVRRLLATELRAALEAEVQARLARCRELRAAGAPGPHGQRPVAPGEHAPRLWARVEVPDALRAALEGPFPRVVAALNRACLEARRAPEMGPGSRERICWELPPWLSEGALPLYRRWLEILAAEGFYRVVLTNLGHLELLEGLGLTPLAGRELHALNGWAAQALGALGCAAFTPSPETGAGNLRAVAAAGWPLRPVAYAYGSPPLFLTRLDPGVTLAPGAVAETADGRCLAWSPGPEPPEPAAGPGAKGCLPAQEPGWARVYGPEPFSWSHRGRELAELGIADLLCDFQGRPFSAGELRAVAQAVAAGRKLPGTTEGNWSSGLR